From Aestuariirhabdus haliotis, a single genomic window includes:
- a CDS encoding efflux RND transporter periplasmic adaptor subunit, which produces MMNRPTLGLPVALALMGALLLTGCGTEPEPLAETIPRVKYFEVGEQATGQSRRISGKLVAADTSLLSFSVAGTVEQVLVNRGDRVEKGQVLAVLDIEPLRLAVEQSRAQLNIASARATETKQSYDRAINLFNKQALSQADVDKATANHATALGNLKSAQSDLDRKERDYAQAELVAPFDGTIAERNIDPFQETDVGENAFVLQSSGSLEVNVRIPETLIRDIEYGQVVQVTFPTLEGTRLNGIVNEIGSRVETGNSFPVNIQLPVPDAELLPGMTASVTFNFDKYLDGRTAYLIPLSAIAIEFGSVRKATEERSQTKENIAPVYVVAEDGTLKVRNLLIGDLRGNYLEVYEGLEAGDKVVSAGVTFLREGMTVELWTPEQGLTDG; this is translated from the coding sequence ATGATGAACCGACCGACTCTAGGACTCCCTGTTGCACTGGCCCTGATGGGCGCGCTTTTGCTCACGGGTTGCGGCACCGAACCCGAACCCCTGGCGGAAACGATTCCCCGGGTTAAGTATTTTGAAGTGGGCGAACAGGCTACCGGGCAGTCCCGGCGCATCTCCGGCAAACTGGTGGCTGCCGATACTTCCTTGCTGAGCTTTAGTGTCGCCGGCACGGTCGAGCAAGTTCTGGTCAATCGTGGGGACCGGGTAGAGAAAGGCCAGGTGCTGGCCGTGCTCGATATCGAGCCCTTGCGACTGGCGGTGGAACAGTCTCGGGCCCAGCTCAATATAGCCAGCGCTCGAGCCACCGAAACCAAACAGTCCTACGATCGGGCCATCAATCTGTTTAACAAGCAGGCACTATCGCAAGCCGATGTGGACAAGGCAACCGCCAACCACGCTACCGCTCTGGGCAACCTTAAGTCGGCACAAAGCGATCTCGATCGTAAGGAGCGGGACTATGCTCAGGCCGAGCTGGTCGCCCCCTTTGATGGCACCATTGCCGAGCGCAATATCGATCCGTTTCAGGAAACCGATGTCGGGGAAAATGCCTTTGTACTGCAATCTTCCGGGTCGCTCGAAGTCAATGTACGAATTCCCGAGACATTGATTCGTGACATCGAATATGGCCAGGTGGTTCAGGTGACCTTCCCAACCCTTGAAGGGACCCGATTAAACGGTATCGTGAACGAAATTGGTTCCCGCGTCGAAACCGGTAACTCCTTTCCGGTTAACATCCAGCTGCCGGTTCCCGATGCGGAATTACTGCCGGGCATGACCGCCAGCGTCACCTTTAATTTTGATAAATACCTCGATGGTCGGACTGCTTATCTTATCCCCCTTTCCGCCATCGCGATCGAGTTTGGCTCCGTTCGAAAAGCGACCGAGGAGCGTTCACAAACCAAAGAAAATATCGCCCCGGTGTATGTCGTTGCTGAAGACGGCACGCTCAAGGTTCGGAATCTGTTGATCGGTGATCTGCGGGGCAATTATCTGGAGGTGTACGAAGGCCTCGAAGCCGGAGACAAAGTGGTTAGCGCCGGGGTTACCTTTTTGCGCGAAGGGATGACGGTTGAACTCTGGACACCGGAGCAGGGTTTAACGGATGGATAA
- a CDS encoding efflux RND transporter permease subunit encodes MDKLTRFVIDHARFSGLMVVALFLGGLVTFASQPRQEDPEITTRSAQVVTSFPGLSPERIEQLITRPIEDKIKEIPEIKEIKSVSMAGMSIITPEVHDRYYDMNPIWADLRNKMDDLRDSLPEGTQGPKVNDDYGRVAVVTLALTGADYSMAELYEVAKDTKDNLGNLPLVASVDLYGVQEERIWLEFDSNFMSQFNLTPATIVNALRAQNIVLPGGTINAAGQNVVIEPSGDLRSVEEIQDLAIETDDGELVYLRDLATVRRDYIDPPKAPAFFNNQQAIVLGISMVSSSNVVELGKQINERLALLTPKLPLGMHLDIAIFQPDLVQASVSNATNNLMQTMVAVLVVVMLFLGWRTGLIVGAMVPLSIMATLIGMAVWGIELHRISIAAIIVALGLLVDNGVVIAEDIRQRMDRGMARLDAVTATPKALAIPLLTSSLTTILAFMPLILIDDSTGEFLRSLGQVLALALLASWTLSITLTPAFCYWFLPDPTATAVNGDGQNPTTDNYHSLAYRFYRRLLNWLLKWRVTFIVIMVALLFAAGEVFQFVKQRSLGPSERNQFTIYLDLPAEAHISETLMASEKLSTYLTDKDANPEVTDILSYVGSGGPRFFLALSPNDAQPNKAFFVVNTQTSDQIDRVMERVEVFLKRDLPQANGRTDILFLGSAALGTVEIRAMGPDGDVLRRIGEELKASFYSVPGSVAIRSDWENPVLKLRVDIDQERARRAGVTSEAIAQSLYASFDGQQVTSYRENDKVIPVTLRAQSEDRGNLDRLRTVEVLSTSGVPVPLLQIANFEGIVESSRIRRYNQQRALTIAGKHPQLTAQELYAGMQERLDEIELPRGYTLELEGELKSSQESNENLFGLAPHALFLILMLLVLQFNSFRRPAIILLTIPLVIIGANFGLALFGAYFDFTSMLGLFSLAGIIINNGIVMIDRIDQARNEGLSVDAAVMQAALSRARPIIMTTITTIVGLLPLALFGGEFWHGMAIVIMCGLGVGTLLTLGFVPVLYSLFFRSRREAPVSAK; translated from the coding sequence ATGGATAAGCTGACACGTTTTGTCATTGATCACGCCCGTTTTTCCGGCTTGATGGTGGTGGCCCTGTTTTTGGGTGGGCTGGTTACTTTTGCATCACAACCCCGCCAGGAAGATCCGGAAATCACCACACGCAGTGCCCAGGTGGTGACCTCGTTCCCGGGGTTGTCTCCGGAGCGCATAGAGCAACTGATTACCCGCCCCATCGAAGATAAAATCAAAGAGATTCCGGAGATCAAAGAGATCAAGTCGGTCTCCATGGCCGGGATGTCCATTATCACTCCGGAGGTTCATGATCGTTACTACGATATGAATCCGATCTGGGCTGACTTGCGCAATAAAATGGATGACTTGCGTGACAGCTTGCCCGAAGGCACCCAGGGTCCGAAGGTAAACGACGACTATGGTCGTGTCGCCGTTGTAACGCTGGCGTTGACCGGTGCCGATTATTCCATGGCCGAACTTTATGAGGTTGCCAAGGACACCAAGGACAACCTGGGTAATCTGCCGCTGGTAGCCAGTGTTGATCTCTACGGGGTTCAGGAAGAGCGTATCTGGCTGGAATTTGATAGCAACTTTATGTCGCAGTTTAATCTGACGCCCGCCACTATCGTAAATGCACTGCGCGCCCAAAACATCGTACTGCCCGGCGGCACCATCAACGCCGCCGGACAAAATGTGGTCATTGAACCCTCCGGCGACCTGCGCTCGGTGGAGGAGATCCAGGATTTAGCTATCGAAACCGATGACGGTGAACTGGTCTATCTGCGCGACCTCGCAACCGTTCGCCGGGATTACATCGACCCACCCAAGGCACCGGCATTTTTTAATAACCAGCAAGCCATTGTACTCGGCATATCGATGGTCAGTTCTTCCAATGTGGTCGAGTTGGGTAAGCAAATTAACGAGCGCCTTGCTCTTCTTACGCCCAAACTGCCCCTGGGAATGCACCTGGATATTGCGATTTTTCAACCGGATCTGGTGCAGGCATCGGTCAGTAACGCCACCAACAATCTGATGCAAACCATGGTGGCCGTGCTGGTGGTGGTCATGCTTTTTTTGGGCTGGCGCACCGGTTTGATTGTCGGCGCCATGGTACCGCTCAGCATTATGGCGACTTTGATCGGTATGGCCGTATGGGGCATTGAACTGCACCGAATTTCAATCGCTGCCATTATCGTGGCCCTCGGTCTGCTGGTCGATAATGGCGTTGTCATTGCAGAGGATATTCGTCAGCGTATGGACCGGGGTATGGCCCGGCTTGATGCCGTCACCGCTACTCCTAAAGCGTTGGCCATACCCTTGCTGACCAGCTCGCTAACCACCATCCTGGCCTTTATGCCGCTGATCTTGATTGACGATTCCACAGGTGAATTTTTACGTTCACTGGGACAGGTGTTGGCACTCGCCCTGCTCGCGTCATGGACGTTATCCATCACCCTGACCCCGGCGTTTTGTTACTGGTTTTTGCCCGACCCAACAGCCACGGCGGTCAATGGTGATGGTCAGAACCCAACTACCGATAACTACCACTCCCTGGCCTACCGATTTTATCGTCGACTATTGAACTGGCTGTTGAAATGGCGAGTCACCTTTATTGTGATTATGGTTGCCTTGTTGTTTGCGGCTGGCGAAGTGTTCCAGTTTGTTAAGCAGCGCTCTCTGGGGCCTTCGGAGCGGAACCAGTTTACGATCTATCTTGATTTACCGGCCGAAGCTCATATCAGTGAAACGTTGATGGCCAGCGAAAAACTATCGACGTACTTAACCGACAAGGACGCCAACCCTGAAGTAACCGACATTCTTTCCTATGTGGGTTCGGGCGGACCACGCTTCTTCCTGGCGCTGAGCCCCAACGATGCGCAACCGAATAAGGCGTTTTTTGTCGTCAACACCCAAACCAGCGATCAAATCGACAGGGTGATGGAGCGGGTTGAAGTTTTCCTGAAGCGGGATTTACCCCAGGCCAACGGGCGAACCGATATTTTGTTCCTGGGCAGCGCCGCGCTTGGCACCGTCGAGATAAGGGCAATGGGTCCCGACGGCGATGTGTTACGCCGAATCGGAGAAGAGCTGAAAGCATCGTTTTACAGCGTACCGGGTAGCGTCGCCATTCGTAGCGACTGGGAGAACCCGGTCCTTAAACTTCGAGTGGATATCGACCAGGAACGGGCCCGGCGAGCCGGAGTGACCAGCGAAGCCATTGCCCAGTCATTATATGCTTCCTTCGATGGTCAGCAGGTCACCAGTTATCGGGAAAATGACAAGGTGATTCCGGTGACGCTCAGGGCTCAGTCCGAAGATCGTGGCAACCTGGACCGCCTGCGCACCGTCGAAGTGTTATCGACTTCGGGGGTTCCTGTACCGCTGTTGCAAATTGCTAATTTTGAAGGGATCGTCGAATCCAGCAGAATTCGACGCTATAACCAGCAACGGGCGCTGACCATTGCCGGCAAGCACCCTCAGCTAACCGCTCAGGAACTTTACGCAGGCATGCAGGAAAGACTGGATGAAATTGAGCTGCCTCGCGGGTACACATTGGAACTGGAAGGGGAACTCAAATCCTCTCAGGAATCCAATGAGAATCTGTTCGGCCTCGCACCGCACGCTCTGTTCCTGATCTTAATGTTGCTGGTATTGCAATTCAATTCGTTCCGTCGACCGGCCATTATCCTGCTCACTATTCCGCTGGTGATTATTGGCGCTAACTTTGGCCTGGCCCTGTTCGGTGCCTACTTCGATTTCACCTCCATGTTGGGGCTGTTCAGTCTGGCGGGAATTATTATCAATAACGGCATTGTAATGATCGATCGTATCGATCAGGCACGCAACGAAGGCCTGTCCGTGGATGCGGCGGTCATGCAAGCGGCCCTGTCCCGAGCCAGGCCGATCATCATGACCACCATCACCACCATTGTCGGCTTATTACCGCTGGCCTTGTTCGGCGGTGAGTTCTGGCACGGCATGGCCATTGTCATTATGTGCGGACTGGGAGTGGGTACCCTGCTGACGTTGGGTTTTGTTCCCGTCTTATACAGCCTGTTTTTTCGTTCCCGGCGCGAAGCACCGGTCAGCGCCAAATAA
- a CDS encoding tetratricopeptide repeat protein, which produces MTNKTLTSKTCPLQPLKVACGSALLGALFSSSNLLAADVETGVKAYDSGDYETALQHIPELAKQGNATAQLYLGYMYEYGHGMSQNIRTAAKWYLSAAQQGHPSGQSYLGDMYLTGMGVKKNIMAAICWYTLAAEQGDSMAQHSLGEIYLMGHGVKVDEVSAYMWFSIAENNGEDRGDLEELSSVIDSREIQLAQRKAQRWLAKYE; this is translated from the coding sequence ATGACTAATAAAACATTGACCAGCAAAACCTGTCCATTACAGCCGCTCAAAGTTGCTTGTGGCTCAGCCCTGTTGGGAGCTTTGTTTTCGTCGTCTAATCTTTTAGCGGCCGATGTAGAAACCGGCGTTAAAGCCTATGATAGTGGCGACTACGAAACCGCACTGCAACATATCCCCGAGCTGGCCAAACAAGGTAATGCCACAGCGCAGCTGTATTTGGGATATATGTACGAATACGGCCACGGTATGTCACAAAACATCCGTACGGCGGCCAAATGGTATTTGTCCGCCGCGCAACAGGGACACCCCAGCGGTCAAAGCTACCTGGGGGATATGTACCTGACAGGAATGGGTGTAAAAAAGAACATTATGGCCGCGATCTGCTGGTACACCCTGGCCGCCGAACAGGGCGACTCGATGGCCCAACACAGCCTGGGCGAGATCTACCTGATGGGGCATGGCGTTAAGGTGGATGAGGTCAGCGCCTATATGTGGTTCAGCATCGCGGAAAACAATGGCGAAGACAGGGGTGACCTGGAAGAACTGTCCTCAGTCATCGACAGCCGTGAGATTCAGTTGGCCCAGCGAAAAGCGCAACGCTGGCTGGCTAAATATGAGTAA
- a CDS encoding tetratricopeptide repeat protein: protein MLAVFQYPKDAPVKTFLAVFFSLLFSSSILAADLATGVNAYDNGDYDTAAQHIPELAKQGDATAQLYLGNMYEYGQGVAENIETAAQWYTASAEQGNPSGQSYLGDMYLSGTGVPQDTQVAIKWYTLAAEQGDSMAQLNLGSIYQNGDGVEPDAAKAYLWYSIAEANGEDSGELEDLASSLSAEQLTAAKQQATDWLAKHPH, encoded by the coding sequence ATGCTTGCTGTTTTCCAATACCCAAAGGACGCCCCCGTGAAAACCTTTCTCGCTGTATTTTTCAGCCTGCTATTCTCCTCCAGCATTCTCGCCGCCGATTTAGCAACCGGCGTCAATGCCTATGATAATGGCGATTATGATACCGCCGCACAGCATATTCCCGAGCTGGCCAAGCAAGGGGATGCCACCGCCCAACTCTATCTGGGCAACATGTACGAATATGGTCAGGGGGTAGCAGAAAATATTGAAACCGCTGCCCAGTGGTACACCGCTTCTGCTGAGCAAGGAAACCCCAGTGGCCAGAGCTATCTTGGTGATATGTATCTGAGTGGCACCGGTGTTCCTCAGGATACCCAGGTCGCCATCAAATGGTATACCCTGGCCGCCGAGCAAGGGGATTCCATGGCCCAGTTAAATCTGGGTAGCATTTATCAAAACGGTGACGGGGTCGAACCCGATGCCGCAAAGGCCTACCTGTGGTACAGCATCGCAGAAGCCAATGGAGAAGACTCCGGCGAACTGGAAGACCTTGCCAGCAGCCTGAGCGCCGAACAGCTAACAGCGGCAAAACAGCAAGCCACTGACTGGCTGGCCAAACATCCGCACTAA
- a CDS encoding N-acyl-D-amino-acid deacylase family protein: MSDQQPDIDILIKNAKVFNNGETPVIEDVAIAGGKIVSRGPNLSEQSAGRVIDATGQWLMPGLFDIHTHYDLELEVAPGLPESTRHGTTTVVIANCSLGLAFGAQRDGANDPIVDCYARVENIPKSVLRSCADKVDWSTPQGYLEHLEQLSLGPNVVTLMPHSMLRIEAMGFENSISRDPSTQEVEAMKSTLRDALKQGYAGFSTDALPFHYLAGQPHCDKTIPTQFAKYGELKQLTQVVREQNSLWQATPPKDSVIGTLKTFLLTSGRLHGKPLKTTVVAALDLANNWKIARLAKTLSRVLNSKWVQGSFHMQALGAPFKTWSDGAITPLAEEIPELRRLNETELEDRATRLKILNDAEYIKTFRKMWMTGKTGWNLDRLKRKLNLEDYAFNRTLADMTVDLCPQSNWQGMDFQTLFDRVLAIKAGNAVADMQADEKALVERDFFWVSDEADFMLQILRTFDTDISWCTITANRDIQTVRELLMDPLLLPGFNDCGAHLTNMAFYDVNLRSLKLAAEGGDKDVSYMVKRLTKDAADVFGVDGGTLYEGDVADLILINPDTLARYDGEASVERVYREEFSHHQLVNRSDEVVDLVLIGGKVAWEKNDFSDAFGREALGRLLRAKNADVAA; the protein is encoded by the coding sequence ATGAGCGATCAACAACCTGACATCGATATCCTGATAAAAAATGCCAAGGTCTTTAATAACGGTGAAACCCCTGTCATCGAAGACGTAGCGATAGCTGGCGGTAAAATTGTAAGCCGTGGGCCCAATCTAAGTGAGCAGAGTGCGGGCCGAGTCATAGACGCCACCGGGCAGTGGTTAATGCCTGGTTTGTTCGACATTCATACCCACTATGATCTGGAGTTGGAAGTGGCTCCGGGGTTGCCGGAATCCACCCGTCACGGTACCACCACGGTGGTAATCGCCAACTGCAGCCTGGGTCTGGCCTTCGGTGCCCAGCGTGATGGTGCCAATGACCCCATTGTGGATTGCTATGCCCGGGTTGAAAATATTCCCAAATCGGTACTCAGAAGCTGTGCCGACAAAGTCGACTGGAGCACTCCCCAGGGTTATCTGGAGCACTTGGAACAGCTGAGTCTTGGGCCCAATGTGGTGACGTTGATGCCCCATTCGATGCTGCGAATCGAAGCCATGGGGTTTGAAAACAGTATCAGTCGGGACCCCAGTACGCAGGAGGTCGAAGCCATGAAAAGCACGCTGCGTGATGCCTTAAAGCAAGGCTATGCTGGCTTTTCGACGGACGCTTTGCCGTTTCATTATCTGGCCGGGCAGCCCCATTGCGACAAAACCATTCCCACCCAGTTTGCCAAGTATGGCGAGCTTAAGCAGTTGACACAGGTTGTTCGTGAGCAAAATTCACTTTGGCAGGCGACACCGCCGAAAGACAGTGTGATTGGCACCCTGAAAACCTTTCTCCTGACCAGCGGCCGTCTGCATGGCAAACCTTTAAAAACTACGGTCGTTGCCGCACTGGATCTGGCCAATAACTGGAAAATTGCCCGCCTGGCGAAAACCCTGTCGCGAGTATTGAATTCCAAATGGGTACAGGGAAGCTTCCATATGCAAGCACTGGGCGCACCCTTTAAAACCTGGTCCGACGGTGCCATAACACCTCTGGCAGAAGAGATTCCAGAACTGCGAAGGCTCAATGAAACCGAGCTGGAAGATCGTGCTACCCGGCTGAAGATTCTTAACGATGCCGAGTACATTAAAACCTTCCGCAAGATGTGGATGACGGGCAAAACCGGTTGGAACCTCGATCGGCTGAAGCGCAAACTGAATTTGGAAGATTATGCCTTTAACCGCACACTGGCGGATATGACCGTCGATCTCTGCCCGCAAAGCAATTGGCAGGGTATGGATTTCCAGACATTGTTCGATCGGGTTCTGGCCATCAAAGCCGGGAACGCTGTTGCCGATATGCAAGCCGATGAAAAAGCTCTGGTAGAACGCGACTTCTTCTGGGTATCCGATGAAGCCGATTTTATGCTGCAGATACTGCGTACCTTCGATACCGATATCAGCTGGTGCACTATTACGGCCAATCGGGATATTCAGACCGTGCGTGAGTTGTTGATGGACCCGCTGTTGTTACCGGGCTTTAACGACTGCGGTGCACATCTGACCAATATGGCGTTTTACGATGTTAACCTGCGCAGCTTGAAGCTGGCGGCCGAGGGGGGCGATAAAGATGTCAGCTATATGGTCAAGCGATTGACCAAAGACGCCGCGGATGTCTTCGGTGTTGACGGCGGTACCCTCTACGAAGGCGATGTGGCTGATCTGATACTGATTAATCCCGACACACTGGCCCGCTACGATGGTGAAGCCAGTGTGGAGCGGGTTTATCGGGAAGAGTTTAGTCACCATCAATTAGTGAACCGTTCCGATGAAGTGGTTGATCTGGTGCTGATTGGTGGCAAGGTAGCCTGGGAAAAAAATGACTTCAGTGACGCCTTCGGACGCGAAGCCCTGGGGCGTTTGCTAAGAGCCAAAAACGCCGACGTGGCGGCATAA
- a CDS encoding TetR/AcrR family transcriptional regulator — MKSLPTQTRARMKRTALIEAAILNFSEWGYEATTAKTVAARAGVATGTFYQYFDNKDDILRVVAQQRMEQLQADVAPTGIELIPDNALDVGDDIKAVFRRVLSLIYDFHQQTPELHQVLEHRRNIDASLARILDQGEAVLEQRVRLFVQSFNVESPETVAFNLFAMAEGLVHRHVFSESSVPKTEVLDLGAAMLASYFEKCEKLS; from the coding sequence ATGAAGAGTCTGCCGACCCAGACCCGTGCCCGCATGAAGCGCACAGCCCTGATAGAGGCCGCGATCCTCAATTTTAGCGAATGGGGCTATGAAGCGACCACTGCTAAAACGGTGGCAGCCCGTGCCGGGGTGGCGACGGGAACCTTCTATCAATATTTTGACAACAAAGACGATATCCTGCGTGTGGTTGCCCAGCAGAGAATGGAGCAGCTACAGGCGGATGTGGCGCCGACCGGGATTGAATTGATTCCTGATAATGCGCTAGACGTTGGTGATGACATAAAGGCCGTGTTTCGCCGTGTACTGTCACTGATTTACGATTTTCACCAACAAACACCAGAGCTGCATCAGGTGCTGGAGCACCGGCGTAATATCGATGCTTCCCTGGCCCGGATTCTCGATCAGGGTGAGGCGGTACTGGAACAGCGGGTTCGGTTGTTTGTGCAAAGTTTTAATGTCGAATCACCCGAAACCGTGGCCTTTAACCTGTTTGCTATGGCCGAAGGCCTGGTGCACCGCCACGTGTTCAGTGAATCTTCCGTACCCAAAACCGAAGTGCTCGATCTGGGTGCTGCCATGTTGGCAAGCTACTTTGAAAAATGTGAAAAACTATCATAA
- a CDS encoding alpha/beta fold hydrolase, producing the protein MDTLTRPQSTPDANPASSPEQWREQGAILRLNDHNLFVMDQGDRGLPTLLLIHGFPTSSWDWQPVWNTLSKRYRLVSMDMLGFGFSDKPDPHHYSIHEQADLFEALIQTKQLGDFHVLAHDYGDTVAQELLARQLEGQGAGQWLSCCFLNGGLFPETHRALLTQKLLLSPLGKWVNKLAGYHKFRQSFSSVFGANSKPSEQELQAFWRIINTHNGKHIFHNLITYMRDRIEHRERWVTALQRSDIPLALINGASDPVSGQHMVARYQELNCRLDYLGQLPDIGHYPQVEDPAAVLEHYLCFLNQVAKES; encoded by the coding sequence ATGGATACGTTAACCAGGCCGCAGAGCACTCCTGATGCGAACCCAGCCTCCAGCCCTGAGCAGTGGCGCGAACAGGGAGCAATCCTGCGTCTTAACGACCATAACCTCTTTGTTATGGACCAGGGCGATCGCGGCCTGCCGACCCTGTTGCTGATTCACGGTTTCCCCACCTCCAGCTGGGATTGGCAACCTGTCTGGAATACCCTCAGCAAGCGCTACCGCCTGGTCAGCATGGATATGCTGGGCTTCGGATTTTCTGATAAGCCCGATCCACACCATTACAGCATTCACGAACAGGCGGATCTGTTTGAAGCACTGATCCAGACCAAGCAGCTTGGGGACTTTCATGTGCTGGCCCACGACTACGGTGATACCGTGGCGCAAGAGCTGCTGGCACGGCAGCTGGAAGGCCAGGGTGCCGGTCAATGGCTCTCTTGCTGCTTTCTCAATGGCGGACTCTTCCCGGAAACCCATCGAGCCCTGCTCACCCAAAAACTGCTATTAAGCCCACTGGGAAAATGGGTCAACAAGCTGGCGGGCTATCATAAATTTCGCCAGAGTTTCAGCTCGGTATTCGGTGCCAACAGCAAGCCCAGTGAACAGGAGTTGCAAGCGTTCTGGCGCATCATCAACACTCACAACGGCAAACATATTTTCCATAATTTGATCACCTATATGCGCGATCGCATCGAGCATCGAGAACGCTGGGTAACCGCTTTACAGCGATCGGACATTCCCCTGGCCTTGATCAACGGCGCCTCCGATCCCGTGTCCGGCCAACATATGGTGGCTCGCTATCAGGAGCTCAATTGCCGGCTCGATTATCTGGGACAGTTGCCCGATATCGGCCATTACCCACAGGTTGAAGATCCGGCCGCCGTGCTGGAGCATTATTTGTGCTTCCTGAATCAGGTCGCTAAAGAATCCTGA